In Malus sylvestris chromosome 16, drMalSylv7.2, whole genome shotgun sequence, the following are encoded in one genomic region:
- the LOC126607500 gene encoding lysine-rich arabinogalactan protein 19-like, whose product MASILLALVLCSLSCQVIFTGAQTPAAAPSTLPAKAPPPTTTPAAPATLPTKTPPPSSAPTAVTQPPVNAVTPPTTTPASPSPKVTPSKSPTVSPPLPQSPPVSTPSQPPKLPPSPPVSSPALPPPVAAPHVSPTPVQAPAPVKSTPAPAPAKVAPVPSPSKATPVPAPAPVIVPPASEPVQAPSPAPAPPKHKRKHKHKHHHHNAPAPAPTVQSPPAPPTVTDTEDDTTPAPSPSLDLNGGYALHQKGGISGLWVTSGLAITILLAMTS is encoded by the exons atggcttcgATTTTGCTGGCTTTGGTTTTGTGTTCCCTCAGCTGTCAAGTAATCTTTACCGGTGCACAGACACCGGCAGCTGCGCCCTCTACTTTGCCGGCCAAAGCACCGCCACCCACTACCACACCTGCTGCACCGGCTACTTTGCCGACTAAAACCCCACCACCTTCTAGTGCACCAACTGCAGTAACACAACCGCCTGTAAATGCAGTAACCCCACCAACTACCACACCTGCATCACCTTCCCCTAAGGTAACACCATCCAAAAGCCCAACCGTCTCACCCCCGCTACCCCAAAGTCCACCTGTGTCAACTCCATCACAGCCACCAAAACTGCCGCCATCACCACCTGTTTCGTCACCAGCATTGCCACCTCCTGTAGCGGCACCACATGTATCTCCAACACCAGTTCAAGCCCCAGCTCCAGTTAAATCCACACCCGCACCAGCACCAGCTAAGGTGGCACCAGTGCCCTCACCATCAAAAGCAACCCCAGTACCAGCGCCAGCACCGGTTATTGTGCCACCAGCTTCAGAACCAGTGCAAGCACCGTCACCTGCGCCTGCTCCACCCAAACACAAGAGGAAGCACAAGCACAAGCATCATCATCATAATGCACCAGCACCTGCACCTACTGTACAAAGCCCCCCGGCACCACCTACAGTAACAGATACAGAGGACGACACAACACCCGCACCATCACCAAGTTTGGATTTG AATGGAGGATATGCACTGCACCAGAAAGGAGGGATATCAGGATTGTGGGTTACATCCGGATTAGCAATCACTATACTGCTGGCAATGACAAGCTAA
- the LOC126607491 gene encoding phosphate transporter PHO1 homolog 1-like codes for MSQRASLEHSQGELEPLHHPSLSELETLREKMVKFSKQFEGQLVPEWKDAFVDYWQLKKDLKKIHLLNSNNNKNSPTRHQSSPSLSNTLFTSIRKFSPFGHPHREHDLIHVHKKLASSASKEDMYETELLEQFADTDAAKEFFACLDLQLNKVNQFFKTKEKEFVERGESLRKQMDILIELKTAFKKQRGKGAFALNSKEDISMSCSFSSDEDSVKGKTEQEQPQDSTDDLEKNEAAYSEGGELGKSMRTKSEDIGKLRSMSSRSFSFQGKNLKINIPLTNPSRTFSAISYVVWEDLVNQSSRKCGADGGKLHINKTKLHHADKMIRGAFVELYKGLGYLKTYRNLNMLAFIKILKKFDKVTGKQVLPIYLKVVESSYFNSSDKVMNLGDEVEELFIKHFAEEDRRKAMKYLKPTQRKESHSITFFIGLFTGCFIALLTGYVVMAHITGLYRRQPKSVYMETAYPVLSMFSLLFLHFFLYGCNIFAWRKARINYSFIFELSQTKELKYRDVFLICTMSLTTVVGVMCVHLLLLTKGYSYAQVQAIPGLLLLTFLLLLVCPFNIIYQSSRFRLLRVIRNIILSPLYKVVMLDFFMADQLCSQVPMLRNLEYVACYYITGSYKTQDYGYCMRAGHYLDLAYAVSFLPYYWRAMQCARRWFDEGQTSHLVNLGKYVSAMLAAGAKVAYEKERSIGWLCLVVIMSTFATVYQLYWDFVKDWGLLQMNSKNPLLRNELMIRRKFIYYISMGLNLFLRLAWLQTVLHSSFGHVDYRVTGLFLAALEVIRRGLWNFFRLENEHLNNAGKFRAVKTVPLPFHEVDEQD; via the exons ATGTCACAAAGGGCTTCGTTAGAACACTCACAAGGAGAACTAGAGCCTCTTCATCATCCTTCTCTCTCAGAACTAGAAACTCTACGAGAAAAAATGGTGAAGTTCTCCAAGCAATTTGAAGGGCAGCTCGTCCCTGAATGGAAGGATGCATTCGTCGATTACTGGCAGCTTAAGAAGGACCTCAAAAAAATCCATCTCCTCAActctaacaacaacaaaaactcaCCTACTAGGCACCAAAGTAGCCCCTCTTTATCCAACACCCTCTTCACTTCTATAAGGAAGTTCTCTCCATTTGGCCATCCACATAGAGAACATGACCTCATACAT GTTCACAAGAAGCTTGCCTCATCCGCAAGCAAGGAAGACATGTATGAGACTGAATTGTTAGAACAATTCGCCGATACTGATGCTGCGAAAGAGTTTTTCGCATGCCTCGACCTTCAGCTGAACAAGGTGAATCAGTTTTTCAAAACAAAGGAGAAAGAGTTCGTGGAGAGAGGGGAGTCCTTGAGGAAACAAATGGATATACTCATTGAGCTCAAAACCGCCTTCAAGAAACAGCGCGGTAAAGGAGCTTTTGCACTGAACTCCAAGGAGGATATCTCCATGTCATGCTCCTTCTCGTCTG ATGAGGACTCTGTTAAGGGCAAAACAGAGCAAGAACAGCCGCAAGACAGCACAGATGACTTGGAGAAAAATGAAGCGGCATACTCTGAAGGAGGCGAATTGGGAAAATCAATGAGAACGAAAAGTGAAGATATTGGGAAGCTAAGGAGCATGTCAAGTCGTTCTTTCAGCTTCCAAGGGAAGAACTTGAAGATAAACATTCCTCTAACAAATCCATCGCGTACTTTCTCAGCGATCAGTTACGTAGTTTGGGAAGACCTGGTGAATCAGTCCTCGAGGAAATGCGGTGCAGACGGAGGTAAGCTGCACATCAACAAAACCAAGTTGCATCATGCGGACAAGATGATCCGAGGCGCTTTCGTTGAGCTCTATAAGGGGCTGGGATATCTGAAAACTTACAG GAACTTGAACATGCTTGCTTTTAtaaagattttaaagaagtttgaCAAA GTCACTGGAAAACAAGTGCTTCCAATTTACCTAAAAGTTGTGGAGAGTTCCTACTTCAACAGCTCCGATAAG GTGATGAACTTAGGAGATGAAGTTGAGGAGCTTTTCATCAAACACTTTGCCGAAGAAGACCGACGAAAGGCCATGAAATACCTTAAACCGACGCAGCGCAAAGAATCACACTCCATAACGTTCTTCATTG GTTTATTCACGGGATGCTTTATTGCGCTCTTAACCGGATACGTCGTTATGGCTCATATCACGGGATTGTACAGACGGCAGCCAAAATCGGTCTATATGGAAACTGCCTACCCTGTACTTAG CATGTTCAGCCTACTGTTTCTACACTTCTTCTTGTACGGTTGCAACATTTTCGCGTGGAGAAAGGCGCGTATAAATTACAGTTTCATCTTCGAATTGTCCCAGACGAAGGAGCTAAAGTATCGAGATGTGTTCTTGATCTGCACCATGTCGTTGACTACTGTGGTGGGAGTCATGTGTGTTCATTTGTTACTGCTAACAAAAGGCTACTCATATGCCCAAGTTCAAGCAATCCCTGGCCTTCTTTTACTG ACGTTTCTCCTGTTACTTGTATGCCCCTTCAACATCATTTACCAATCAAGCCGCTTCCGCCTTCTTCGTGTGATAAGAAATATCATTCTGTCACCTCTGTACAAG GTCGTCATGCTGGACTTCTTCATGGCAGATCAACTTTGTAGTCAG GTACCGATGCTTAGGAATCTCGAGTATGTGGCATGTTACTACATAACTGGAAGCTACAAAACTCAGGACTATGGCTACTGCATGAGGGCAGGGCACTACCTAGATCTTGCTTATGCCGTGTCCTTCCTACCCTATTACTGGAGAGCAATGCAG TGCGCTCGGCGGTGGTTTGATGAGGGTCAGACAAGCCACCTGGTGAATCTAGGCAAATATGTGTCAGCAATGTTAGCAGCCGGAGCTAAAGTAGCTTATGAGAAAGAACGGAGCATCGGATGGCTCTGTCTTGTTGTGATCATGTCGACTTTTGCAACAGTTTACCAATTGTATTGGGACTTTGTAAAGGATTGGGGTTTGCTACAAATGAATTCCAAGAATCCTTTGCTTAGGAACGAATTAATGATTCGCCGAAAGTTCATATACTACATCTCAATG GGATTGAACCTTTTTCTCAGGCTAGCTTGGTTGCAAACTGTTCTCCATTCAAGTTTTGGACATGTGGACTACCGAGTAACCGGGCTGTTTTTAGCTGCTCTTGAAGTCATCAGAAGAGGGTTGTGGAATTTTTTCAG GTTGGAGAATGAGCATCTAAATAATGCAGGCAAGTTTAGAGCAGTTAAGACTGTACCACTGCCTTTTCATGAAGTGGATGAACAAGACTGA
- the LOC126607503 gene encoding uncharacterized protein LOC126607503: MAATPTASGFFPAVPSLSPPITNPNKPIWFFRPFSASKKIPTVGLSWSSNRGRNPVCSRISHTAGVALKRGHVVLAVSGLMSSISETNAELEPNNLNTDATIDIQLPRRSLLVKFTCNLCGETTNRLVNRLAYERGLIYVQCAGCQKYHKLADNLGLVVEYDLREDIDLDTNTDEV; the protein is encoded by the exons ATGGCGGCGACACCAACCGCCAGCGGTTTCTTCCCCGCCGTTCCATCCCTCTCGCCTCCCATAACTAACCCTAATAAACCCATTTGGTTTTTCAGACCCTTTTCTGCTTCGAAGAAAATTCCTACCGTCGGCCTCTCCTGGTCCTCCAACCGCGGACGAAACCCTGTGTG CTCAAGAATTTCCCATACGGCAGGTGTAGCACTAAAGCGTGGCCATGTGGTGCTGGCTGTTTCTGGGTTGATGAGTAGCATTTCTGAGACGAACGCAGAATTGGAACCGAATAATCTGAATACG GATGCCACGATTGATATACAACTTCCAAGAAGAAGCTTGCTTGTGAAATTTACTTGTAACTTGTGTGGTGAAACGACAAATAGACTCGTCAATCGATTGGCTTATGAGCGGGGGCTAATTTACGTACAG TGTGCAGGGTGTCAAAAGTATCACAAGTTAGCTGATAATCTTGGCCTTGTGGTTGAGTATGACTTAAGGGAGGATATCGATTTGGACACAAATACGGATGAAGTTTGA
- the LOC126607488 gene encoding tRNA(adenine(34)) deaminase, chloroplastic-like translates to MQNTYFSSSLYSVRSRRQGSLSYCFNDYSYLLNERFDRNPINPIRCSSSQSCCCCNSCGFSVRRVAINPCSLYGLRQSTLLQWSASRRLVLGVGDGCSYRVQDCRPDWGCCELPSSIRERNVYGRRGRRRKGRCSCVVDGEGGGGVYDSGGLDDAEAMLSLLSEELGGECFLRERNGISVKRVEKEDRRILSGRSSKRGEEESRSLIGSERNESSSKRAEERSWRILIDRERNAGSSKRVEEESRRSFSGRERNACLSKRVEVERVSVRGREKNGSSSKGVQVDIEPDNSSECNSRKKKSNVKVNTSESNLNHQFGSATVDLSEGDFRQKEERGVFLRDENRRGMRGGSSSSYYSLSSSGDFGSEADAQDKHGLSGESASSVYEDSKFDIGGRFGGQVIEDYRKYMDDSEGRGEITKQRNTAVEGGVMWDWRKKTEKKLTEVVAEEAEAGGKSSEMNSRVLKTSQSEFGEASGSRKQFDYEQENSYLTKGTREQYSQTQNQAVGVGVNESRRKFQERKESEIRGSDVETTFLSQERLREREENLAIATNLVQERQDERYNTAEYTSRNEELNRDHQKPSKISQIRVVDVERISDRRRETDIRRIYQEENTNLLPSSANETDVQRHKIGQQVIGLVNLGRKSPQITEVSEICDSGIEGANIVQPETGITNQVQQSNLVPTSDSTTNSQRISRKRTVNQESGIRSAVSSMEETRSRNNETVENRMQVKLRKEAQSGLGEASSFQSSLDVVSQAKMQPHNVEGHKISPRAMLLPPPSQLIARGSLSMESSSGMATQEISEEIPDGGSPALRTHLGNQTSALHRESSSGSGNSETQGEILYLIPEDALGSTYRLEKSSSQFVGDFVQKVRHEVSTSENQNENAVSEAKLVYGGEEYRQSTSASLQESSSGNGNTRTEGEILYLVNPEDALDSAYRLEKSSSQFVGEFFDRARHEVLTSENQDANTVSEAKLAHGGEKNGQVDSSQNRSEDSQKKGNDSRRSSGGSGTKGPADEMWDVPDTSVLKTPKAEKSEATTTSGITVVKRTGRSVWNIVADIFRLRWTSHAETPHSAVKSGGRTSSNESASSEAWFSGHETEDNNEKNAKRDKDMEHQLQPPKSFPQSGKLRSRDKVRLLEAGTPSSPNKEESGLPSKVISASSSEGILGSNENQKSFRGSSGIEKVESSQPLIASGVKSAVVEEISNAGNIVSGSGSVERIDQFGSQKLTEGVSDNVQMGGELKQRRLQRNKQVLRDRFDEWAEAHTLEIEQRKMDEMFMREALLEAKKAADIWEVPVGAVLVQQGKIIARGCNLVEELRDSTAHAEMICIREASNVLRSWRLSETTLYVTLEPCPMCAGAILQARVDTVVWGAPNKLLGADGSWIRLFPEGGEGNSSEHSDKPAPPVHPFHPNLTIRRGVLASDCADIMQQFFRLRRKKKEKNADPAAAATSRPLPVSHHPSKLLTKMHDIFHIMFCL, encoded by the exons ATGCAGAACACATATTTTAGCTCAAGTTTATATTCTGTGAGAAGCAGAAGGCAAGGCTCTCTGTCATATTGCTTCAATGATTACTCTTACTTGTTGAATGAAAGATTTGACAGAAACCCGATTAACCCAATTCGTTGTTCATCATCACAAtcatgttgttgttgtaattctTGTGGATTTTCAGTCCGTAGAGTGGCCATAAACCCTTGTTCCTTGTATGGGTTGAGGCAATCCACATTGCTTCAATGGTCAGCTTCCAGAAGGTTGGTTTTGGGTGTCGGGGACGGGTGTAGTTATCGTGTTCAGGATTGTAGGCCTGACTGGGGTTGTTGTGAGCTCCCTTCCTCGATTAGGGAGAGGAATGTGTATGGTAGAAGGGGTAGGAGAAGGAAGGGGAGGTGTAGTTGTGTGGTTGATGGGGAGGGAGGGGGTGGAGTATATGATTCGGGTGGTCTCGATGACGCTGAGGCTATGCTCAGCTTGTTGAGTGAGGAATTGGGTGGGGAGTGTTTtctgagagagagaaatgggatTTCGGTTAAGAGAGTGGAGAAGGAGGATAGGAGGATTTTGAGTGGTAGATCGTCAAAGAGAGGAGAAGAGGAGAGTAGGAGTTTGATTGGTAGTGAGAGAAATGAGAGTTCATCTAAGAGAGCAGAAGAAAGGAGTTGGAGGATATTGATTGATCGAGAGAGAAATGCTGGTTCATCAAAGAGAGTAGAAGAGGAGAGTAGGAGGAGTTTTAGTGGTAGAGAGAGAAATGCCTGTTTATCTAAGAGAGTAGAAGTAGAGAGGGTGAGTGTTCGTggtagagagaaaaatggaagTTCTTCTAAGGGAGTGCAAGTGGACATCGAACCAGACAATAGTAGTGAGTGTAACAGTAGGAAGAAGAAAAGTAATGTTAAGGTGAATACATCGGAGAGTAATTTGAACCACCAATTTGGATCAGCCACAGTTGATTTGAGTGAAGGGGATTTTAGACAGAAAGAAGAGAGGGGAGTGTTTTTGAGAGATGAGAATCGTAGGGGAATGAGAGGAGGTTCTAGTTCTTCTTATTACTCTTTATCATCTTCTGGCGATTTCGGAAGTGAGGCAGATGCTCAGGATAAGCACGGCCTCTCTGGGGAATCAGCTTCAAGTGTGTACGAGGATTCAAAATTTGATATTGGAGGCAGATTTGGTGGGCAGGTCATTGAAGATTACAGGAAGTACATGGATGATTCCGAGGGCAGAGgagaaataacaaaacaaagaaacactGCAGTTGAGGGTGGTGTCATGTGGGATTGGAGGAAGAAGACAGAAAAGAAGCTTACAGAAGTAGTAGCTGAAGAAGCCGAGGCTGGTGGGAAATCATCAGAGATGAATTCAAGAGTGTTGAAGACCAGTCAAAGTGAGTTCGGAGAGGCCTCTGGATCCCGCAAGCAATTTGACTATGAGCAAGAGAATTCATATTTGACTAAGGGAACAAGAGAACAATATAGTCAAACACAGAACCAAGCTGTTGGTGTTGGCGTGAATGAATCTCGAAGAAAATTTCAAGAACGCAAGGAATCAGAAATCCGTGGAAGTGATGTTGAAACAACTTTCTTGTCCCAGGAGAGACTCAGAGAAAGGGAAGAAAACCTAGCGATAGCTACAAACTTGGTGCAGGAAAGGCAAGATGAACGTTACAACACAGCTGAATATACCAGTCGAAATGAAGAGTTAAACAGAGACCACCAAAAGCCCTCAAAAATTTCGCAAATTCGAGTTGTTGATGTTGAAAGGATCTCTGATAGGCGGAGGGAGACTGATATAAGAAGGATTTACCAGGAAGAAAACACAAATTTATTGCCGAGTTCAGCAAATGAGACAGACGTGCAACGCCACAAAATAGGTCAGCAGGTCATTGGCCTCGTCAACTTGGGAAGAAAGTCCCCACAAATCACTGAAGTATCAGAAATTTGTGACAGTGGTATTGAAGGGGCCAATATTGTCCAACCTGAAACTGGAATTACAAACCAGGTACAGCAGTCAAACTTGGTTCCTACTTCAGATAGCACTACCAATTCTCAAAGAATCTCAAGGAAGAGAACTGTAAATCAAGAAAGTGGTATTAGATCAGctgtttcatcaatggaggaaaCAAGGAGTAGAAATAATGAAACTGTTGAAAACCGCATGCAAGTTAAACTCAGAAAAGAGGCCCAAAGTGGCTTGGGAGAAGCCTCTAGTTTCCAATCATCTTTGGATGTGGTTTCCCAAGCTAAAATGCAACCGCATAATGTTGAGGGGCATAAGATAAGCCCACGGGCAATGCTGCTGCCTCCCCCTTCTCAATTGATAGCTAGAGGATCGCTGAGCATGGAGTCATCAAGTGGGATGGCAACTCAGGAAATTTCTGAAGAAATTCCAGATGGTGGTTCGCCTGCCTTGCGTACTCACTTGGGGAACCAAACTTCTGCTTTGCACCGAGAATCATCCAGTGGAAGTGGAAACTCCGAGACTCAAGGGGAGATTTTATACCTCATTCCTGAAGATGCTTTGGGTTCAACTTATCGTTTGGAGAAATCATCTTCACAGTTTGTTGGGGATTTTGTTCAGAAAGTAAGGCATGAAGTCTCAACTTCTGAAAACCAGAACGAGAATGCAGTTTCTGAAGCAAAATTAGTATATGGAGGTGAGGAGTATAGGCAAAGTACTTCGGCTTCGCTCCAAGAATCAAGTAGCGGAAATGGAAACACTCGGACTGAAGGGGAGATTTTATACCTTGTTAATCCGGAAGATGCTTTGGATTCAGCTTACCGTTTGGAGAAGTCATCTTCACAGTTTGTTGGGGAGTTCTTTGATAGAGCAAGACATGAAGTCTTAACTTCCGAAAATCAGGATGCAAATACAGTTTCTGAAGCAAAATTGGCACATGGAGGTGAGAAGAATGGGCAAGTGGATTCGAGTCAAAATAGGTCTGAAGACTCTCAGAAAAAGGGAAACGATTCAAGGCGTTCATCTGGAGGTTCTGGAACCAAAGGGCCTGCTGATGAAATGTGGGATGTACCAGACACGTCTGTTCTTAAAACCCCCAAGGCAGAAAAATCAGAGGCTACCACAACAAGTGGGATTACCGTTGTCAAGAGAACGGGCAGGTCTGTATGGAACATTGTTGCAGATATTTTTAGGCTGAGGTGGACTTCGCACGCTGAGACCCCTCATTCTGCTGTGAAGTCGGGTGGAAGGACTTCATCAAATGAATCTGCAAGTAGTGAGGCATGGTTTTCTGGCCATGAGACCGAGGACAACAATGAAAAGAACGCAAAAAGGGATAAAGACATGGAACATCAGCTGCAACCGCCTAAATCATTTCCTCAAAGTGGAAAACTGAGATCAAGGGACAAAGTAAGACTTCTTGAAGCAGGCACGCCGTCTTCTCCTAATAAAGAAGAAAGTGGGTTGCCATCAAAAGTCATTTCCGCGTCTTCCAGTGAGGGAATATTAGGTTCAAACGAGAATCAAAAGAGTTTTCGAGGTTCTTCTGGCATTGAAAAAGTGGAGTCATCTCAACCACTAATTGCTAGTGGCGTAAAGTCTGCTGTtgtagaagaaatttcaaatgcCGGTAACATTGTCTCTGGAAGTGGTTCAGTGGAGCGCATAGACCAATTTGGCAGTCAGAAGTTGACTGAAGGAGTATCAGACAATGTGCAAATGGGTGGGGAATTGAAACAAAGGAGGCTTCAGAGGAATAAGCAAGTCCTCAGAGACAGATTTGACGAATGGGCAGAAGCACATACACTtgaaattgaacaaagaaaaatgGATGAAATGTTTATGAGAGAAGCACTTCTCGAAGCTAAGAAGGCTGCTGATATTTGGGAGGTACCTGTCGGGGCTGTACTGGTACAACAAGGAAAGATTATTGCACGTGGATGTAATCT AGTGGAAGAATTACGGGATTCAACAGCCCATGCAGAAATGATATGCATACGGGAGGCTTCTAACGTTCTCCGGTCATGGAGGCTTTCG GAAACCACTCTGTATGTAACACTTGAACCGTGCCCTATGTGTGCTGGAGCGATACTCCAAGCAAGAGTCGACACTGTTGTATGGGGAGCTCCAAATAAGCTTCTCGGAGCTGATGGCAGCTGGATAAG ACTTTTCCCTGAAGGGGGTGAAGGAAATAGCTCGGAGCACTCGGACAAACCAGCTCCTCCTGTCCACCCATTCCACCCAAACTTGACCATCCGACGTGGTGTGTTGGCATCGGATTGTGCAGATATAATGCAGCAATTCTTCCGGctgaggagaaagaagaaggaaaagaacgCCGACCCGGCAGCAGCAGCGACCTCACGCCCTCTTCCAGTTTCTCACCATCCATCAAAGTTGCTTACAAAGATGCATGACATCTTCCACATAATGTTCTGTTTGTGA